One part of the Erigeron canadensis isolate Cc75 unplaced genomic scaffold, C_canadensis_v1 Conyza_canadensis_unscaffolded:12, whole genome shotgun sequence genome encodes these proteins:
- the LOC122584219 gene encoding pentatricopeptide repeat-containing protein At3g62890-like, translating to MNPKNKLKVAIDSLYRHTNNVNPETYTRLVLDCVRLSDPHQAKRLQSHMDHHLYEPTTTFIHNRLLDLYAMSGKLMDAQNLFDKMPQRDIFTYNAMLKAYSKTGSVDDLHGFFNKIPRKDSVSYNTMIAGLGSRGMEFEALDLFVRMLKNGVEVTGFSYASVLNACSRVLDLGFGKQVHGKVMVCGLVCSNGFVCNALMNLYAKCGEIDAARCLFDGMCDKNDVVSWNLMISGYMKKELPEECLKLFRVMKLSGLKPDNVTVSIVLGAFFQTGSIDEAVKLFEDVKEKDVVSWTAMIVGHVQNGKEEGALVLFNEMLMENVQPDKFTISSIVSCCARLASLCNAQGIHGKSVHMGVDDDTLVSSALVDMYSKCGEPVEARKVFDRIHSKTVVSWNSMILGLAQNGKDVEALRLYEEMLMDDIKPDSITFVGVLSACIHEGLTERGEQYFHSMTKEYGILPTADHYACLINLLGRSNCIEKAVEIINGMPDRPNSLIWSTLLSVCKLKGDTEHAEMAAKHLFNLEPSNAEPYITLSNMYAANGRWKDVEIMRSLMNRKNIKKFAAFSWVEVDGKVYKFVSEDRSHPEREAIYHELNRLVRKVFTAGYSPNKDLVLHDVGDDEKFQSICLHSEKLALVYGLMRKREGRQPVRIIKNIRVCSDCHLFMKFISRIIGRTIILRDSKRFHHFVEGSCSCKDFW from the coding sequence aTGAATCCAAAAAACAAGCTCAAGGTAGCCATCGACTCGCTATATCGACACACCAATAATGTCAACCCAGAAACATACACTCGACTCGTTCTTGACTGTGTTCGTCTCAGCGACCCACATCAAGCCAAGCGCTTACAATCTCACATGGACCACCATCTTTACGAACCCACAACCACTTTTATTCACAATCGTCTTCTTGACCTCTATGCCATGTCCGGAAAACTAATGGATGCACAGAACctgtttgataaaatgcctCAACGAGATATTTTCACTTACAATGCCATGTTAAAAGCTTATTCGAAAACCGGTTCAGTGGATGACTTGCATGgatttttcaataaaattcCACGTAAAGATTCTGTTTCTTACAATACCATGATTGCGGGTTTAGGTAGTCGAGGGATGGAATTCGAGGCGTTGGATTTGTTTGTTAGAATGTTGAAAAATGGTGTTGAGGTTACCGGGTTTAGTTATGCGAGTGTTTTGAATGCGTGTTCTCGGGTTTTGGATTTGGGGTTTGGAAAGCAAGTTCATGGGAAGGTTATGGTTTGTGGTTTGGTATGCAGTAATGGTTTTGTTTGTAACGCGTTGATGAATTTGTATGCTAAATGTGGTGAGATTGATGCGGCTCGTTGTTTGTTTGATGGAATGTGCGATAAGAATGATGTTGTTTCTTGGAATCTGATGATTTCGGGGTATATGAAAAAGGAGTTGCCGGAAGAGTGTTTGAAGTTGTTTCGTGTAATGAAGTTGTCGGGTTTAAAGCCAGACAATGTTACAGTTTCAATTGTTCTTGGTGCGTTTTTTCAAACGGGTAGCATTGATGAGGCGGTTAAACTTTTTGAGGATGTTAAGGAAAAAGATGTCGTTTCTTGGACGGCGATGATTGTTGGTCATGTGCAGAATGGGAAGGAAGAGGGAGCGTTggttttatttaatgaaatgtTAATGGAGAATGTTCAGCCAGACAAGTTTACAATTTCGAGTATCGTGAGTTGTTGTGCCCGATTGGCTTCTTTGTGTAATGCTCAAGGGATTCATGGGAAATCGGTTCACATGGGTGTTGATGATGATACACTTGTGTCTAGTGCCCTTGTTGATATGTATTCTAAATGTGGTGAACCAGTTGAAGCCCGTAAGGTTTTTGATAGGATACATTCTAAAACAGTTGTATCTTGGAATTCTATGATTTTAGGTCTTGCTCAAAACGGTAAAGACGTAGAAGCTCTCAGACTTTACGAAGAAATGTTGATGGATGATATAAAGCCAGATAGCATCACATTTGTAGGCGTTCTTTCTGCTTGTATACACGAAGGCCTTACTGAAAGGGGAGAGCAATATTTTCATTCAATGACAAAAGAGTATGGAATTTTACCAACCGCAGATCATTATGCATGTCTGATCAATCTGCTAGGTCGATCAAATTGTATAGAAAAAGCCGTGGAAATAATAAACGGCATGCCTGATAGACCTAATAGTCTTATTTGGTCAACCCTTTTATCTGTTTGTAAATTAAAAGGTGACACTGAACATGCAGAGATGGCTGCAAAACACCTATTTAACTTGGAACCATCAAATGCCGAACCTTATATTACGCTGTCCAATATGTATGCTGCTAATGGTAGATGGAAAGATGTGGAAATCATGAGATCTCTTATGAACAGGAAAAATATTAAGAAGTTTGCTGCATTTAGTTGGGTGGAAGTTGATGGAAAGGTGTACAAGTTTGTGTCAGAAGATCGATCTCATCCTGAAAGAGAAGCTATTTATCACGAATTAAACAGGCTTGTAAGAAAGGTATTCACAGCTGGATATTCTCCAAATAAAGATCTGGTCTTGCATGATGTTGGGGATGATGAGAAGTTTCAATCAATATGCCTTCATAGTGAGAAATTGGCTCTAGTATATGGATTGATGAGGAAACGTGAAGGACGGCAACCTGTTAGAATTATCAAGAACATTCGAGTTTGTAGTGATTGTCATTTGTTTATGAAGTTCATTTCAAGAATCATTGGTCGCACCATCATATTGAGGGATTCGAAAAGATTTCATCATTTTGTCGAGGGATCTTGTTCATGCAAGGATTTTTGGTGA